In Pseudophryne corroboree isolate aPseCor3 chromosome 3, aPseCor3.hap2, whole genome shotgun sequence, a genomic segment contains:
- the LOC135057355 gene encoding paraneoplastic antigen Ma2-like — MEVILEKDIYAWCQDQGVDHRQGICIVGNFEGITDDKVIKEVQRLCGIRNPVIVDKWKSATGDTCAILLTNQEYLDSALIPAKILVEGVPGRRWQIMWPSESGETEGEAQVAINDNRRERIEGNHQNAGDSSLPRITTSTNTRESVEPQVEAVMDKMVSHFERWHYEGGYRRLRVFSGITPVPTGEEGYDAWREAAVQHSEEWRCPEHIKKQRIVESLRGPAMGIIHATRRSNPIATLKDYFNALDYSFGTIEDVGDILARLNQTYQEPAETLTNYIYRLDKILYKLMDKGGIEASEIDEKRLKHILRGALTNNPVAQRLRCSAVGTRPPTLGELIKEVKLEEVQIENREKSFKKVKVVLPTPEGPTENERLYKLLEEQNKKLDQLITLQNNTYGTVTCGRGRGYSRRQDNRDYILCYRCGQLGHRSFECPQNGNYRRNSSACGDQSESSPENAEGALVNPAPTPQ, encoded by the coding sequence ATGGAGGTCATACTGGAGAAGGACATCTATGCCTGGTGTCAAGATCAAGGCGTAGATCATCGCCAAGGTATATGTATAGTGGGCAACTTTGAAGGCATCACAGATGACAAAGTGATTAAAGAAGTACAGAGATTGTGTGGTATAAGAAACCCTGTTATAGTTGACAAGTGGAAGAGTGCCACTGGTGATACATGTGCCATATTGCTAACCAATCAAGAATACCTGGACTCTGCATTGATTCCTGCAAAAATATTAGTGGAAGGGGTACCCGGCAGAAGATGGCAAATAATGTGGCCTAGTGAAAGTGGAGAGACCGAGGGAGAAGCCCAGGTAGCCATTAATGATAATAGAAGGGAGAGAATTGAGGGAAATCATCAGAATGCGGGAGATAGTTCTCTGCCAAGAATCACTACGAGTACCAATACACGTGAATCTGTAGAACCACAAGTGGAGGCGGTAATGGATAAAATGGTCAGCCACTTTGAACGCTGGCATTATGAGGGAGGATATAGAAGGCTCAGAGTTTTTTCTGGCATAACGCCAGTCCCTACAGGAGAAGAAGGATATGATGCTTGGAGAGAGGCCGCAGTGCAACACTCTGAAGAGTGGAGGTGCCCggagcacataaagaagcaaaggaTTGTGGAAAGCCTGAGAGGTCCTGCCATGGGAATCATCCACGCTACACGGAGAAGCAATCCCATCGCCACCTTGAAAGACTATTTTAACGCCCTAGATTATTCTTTTGGAACCATAGAAGACGTAGGAGATATCTTGGCTAGACTAAATCAGACCTACCAAGAGCCTGCTGAGACTCTCACTAATTATATCTATCGTCTAGATAAGATATTATATAAATTGATGGACAAAGGAGGGATTGAAGCCTCTGAGATTGATGAGAAACGTTTAAAGCATATACTGCGTGGGGCTTTGACCAACAATCCGGTTGCTCAGCGACTGCGGTGCAGTGCCGTTGGAACGCGACCCCCAACTTTAGGTGAATTGATAAAGGAAGTAAAGTTAGAGGAGGTTCAAATTGAAAATAGAGAGAAGAGCTTTAAAAAAGTGAAGGTTGTGCTACCTACTCCAGAAGGTCCCACAGAGAATGAGAGATTATACAAGCTGCTGGAAGAGCAAAATAAAAAACTGGACCAACTAATTACACTACAGAACAACACTTATGGGACAGTCACTTGCGGGAGAGGTAGAGGATATTCCAGGCGACAAGATAATCGCGATTATATTCTTTGTTATCGATGTGGGCAATTGGGACATCGATCATTTGAGTGTCCTCAGAATGGGAACTATAGGAGAAATTCTAGTGCATGTGGAGATCAGAGTGAAAGCTCGCCGGAAAACGCAGAGGGGGCGTTGGTGAACCCCGCACCGACTCCCCAATAA